A genomic stretch from Longimicrobium terrae includes:
- a CDS encoding 50S ribosomal protein L11 methyltransferase: MTRSYNVRSFGLMAADHVRIDAYAAALEQAVRPGSVVLDVGTGTGILALLACRLGARRVYAIEPNDAVQLARLAARDNGFADRIEFIQALSMDVELPERADVIVSDLRGVLPVAFPHITAIADVRERMLAPGGVLIPRRDTVRAAPVEAPREHAAITSPWTEHGLGLDMSSSRAAALNDWGKVHFAAGQLLAAPQTWAVLDYRTITDPNLKATMEWTVERDGTGHGVSVWFDADLAEGVGFTTGPEGPQTIYGTAFLPWLEPVPLVRGDRIRMMLQARGISDDYVWVWDTTVERADGSRVRFRQSTLRAGAFPSQQMRRRGHDFAPMLGEQGRADREILGLMDGTATLGEIATEARRRFPALFTSWEAALSRVGQLSETFSE; this comes from the coding sequence GTGACCCGGTCGTACAACGTCCGCTCGTTCGGGCTGATGGCGGCGGACCACGTGCGGATCGATGCCTACGCCGCGGCGCTGGAGCAGGCGGTGCGGCCGGGCTCGGTGGTGCTGGACGTGGGGACGGGAACGGGGATTCTGGCGCTGCTGGCCTGCCGGCTGGGCGCGCGGCGCGTGTACGCCATCGAGCCCAACGACGCGGTGCAGCTGGCGCGGCTGGCGGCGCGGGACAACGGATTCGCGGACCGCATCGAGTTCATCCAGGCGCTCTCCATGGACGTGGAGCTGCCGGAGCGCGCGGACGTCATCGTCTCGGACCTGCGCGGGGTGCTTCCGGTCGCCTTTCCGCACATCACCGCCATCGCGGACGTGCGCGAGCGGATGCTGGCGCCCGGCGGCGTGCTGATTCCCCGCCGCGACACCGTCCGCGCCGCACCGGTGGAGGCGCCGCGGGAGCACGCCGCCATCACCTCGCCGTGGACGGAGCACGGCCTGGGGCTGGACATGTCATCCTCCCGCGCGGCCGCGCTCAACGACTGGGGCAAGGTGCACTTTGCCGCCGGGCAGCTGCTGGCGGCGCCGCAGACCTGGGCCGTGCTGGACTACCGCACCATCACGGACCCCAACCTCAAGGCCACGATGGAATGGACGGTGGAGCGCGACGGCACCGGGCACGGCGTGTCGGTGTGGTTTGACGCGGATCTGGCGGAAGGGGTGGGGTTCACGACGGGGCCGGAGGGGCCGCAGACCATCTACGGAACCGCGTTTCTGCCCTGGCTGGAGCCGGTGCCGCTGGTGCGCGGCGACCGCATCCGCATGATGCTGCAGGCGCGCGGCATCAGCGACGACTACGTGTGGGTTTGGGATACCACGGTGGAGCGCGCGGATGGTTCCCGTGTCCGCTTCCGGCAGTCCACGCTGCGCGCGGGGGCGTTCCCCTCGCAGCAGATGCGGCGCAGGGGGCACGATTTTGCGCCCATGCTGGGGGAGCAGGGGCGCGCGGACCGCGAGATTCTGGGCTTGATGGACGGAACCGCGACGCTGGGAGAGATCGCCACGGAGGCGCGGCGCAGGTTTCCCGCGCTGTTCACCAGCTGGGAGGCCGCCCTGTCCCGCGTGGGCCAGCTGAGCGAGACGTTTTCGGAGTAG
- a CDS encoding PPC domain-containing protein translates to MNTRKIMHAINMHTSGNRTARRAVWLLTIVAALLARPAAAQETTIRGSLAPGDKLLANGVLSDEHQVRVRAGTRLEVTLIKTAPLQAAVLLVSPASGVRQMGYEAKWTGERLVDLWTADITTTETITLIVSALAPPGRPGTSGDYTMVINAPGGGGSPAPAPAPRGGGSRPAPTASRTLRAGERVQGQLTATAPVLSDNSHYADYTYTARAGERITVTLASADFDAMLFVGAGSGLQDAVNDDDSGGGTNSRVEYTAPRAGPLTIRVNTLGPGETGAYTLALTSIGGGRTDGPQPRGPAPRVLRAGQRTQGELQNSDGRLADGSFYHDYTYTARRGERITVTLTSAAFDAFLHAGRPGAGTQLVNAVTDDDGAGGTNSRVRFVADRDGPVTIRVNTLTSGETGAYTLLLENVTRN, encoded by the coding sequence TTGAACACGCGAAAAATCATGCACGCCATCAACATGCACACGAGCGGCAACCGGACGGCGCGGCGCGCGGTGTGGCTGCTCACGATCGTGGCCGCACTGCTCGCCCGCCCCGCCGCGGCGCAGGAAACCACCATCCGCGGCAGCCTGGCGCCCGGCGACAAGCTGCTCGCCAACGGAGTGCTCTCCGACGAGCACCAGGTGAGGGTGCGCGCCGGAACGCGCCTGGAGGTCACGCTCATCAAGACGGCGCCGCTGCAGGCGGCCGTCCTGCTTGTGTCGCCCGCCAGCGGGGTGCGGCAGATGGGGTACGAGGCAAAGTGGACCGGGGAACGGCTCGTGGATCTCTGGACGGCGGACATCACCACTACGGAAACGATAACGCTGATTGTCTCTGCGCTGGCGCCTCCCGGACGTCCGGGCACGTCCGGCGATTACACGATGGTGATCAACGCACCCGGTGGCGGCGGGTCACCCGCGCCCGCGCCCGCGCCCCGCGGCGGCGGCTCGCGCCCGGCGCCCACCGCCAGCCGAACGCTCCGCGCGGGAGAGCGCGTGCAGGGCCAACTCACTGCCACGGCCCCCGTGCTGAGCGACAATTCGCATTACGCCGACTACACCTACACGGCGCGCGCGGGCGAGCGCATCACCGTCACCCTGGCCTCCGCCGACTTTGACGCGATGCTGTTCGTGGGCGCGGGAAGCGGGCTGCAGGACGCCGTGAACGACGACGACAGCGGCGGCGGAACCAACTCGCGCGTGGAGTACACGGCCCCCCGCGCCGGCCCGCTCACCATCCGCGTCAACACGCTGGGGCCGGGAGAAACGGGCGCGTACACGCTGGCGCTCACCTCCATCGGCGGCGGGCGGACGGATGGCCCGCAGCCTCGGGGGCCGGCACCGCGCGTTCTGCGCGCGGGCCAGCGCACGCAGGGCGAGCTGCAGAACAGCGACGGGCGGCTGGCGGATGGATCGTTCTATCACGACTACACGTACACAGCGCGCCGCGGCGAGCGGATCACCGTCACGCTGACGTCGGCCGCGTTCGATGCCTTTCTGCACGCCGGCCGGCCGGGCGCGGGGACGCAGCTTGTGAATGCGGTGACGGATGATGACGGGGCGGGCGGAACGAACTCACGTGTGCGGTTCGTGGCGGATCGGGATGGGCCCGTGACCATCCGCGTCAACACGCTCACCAGCGGCGAAACCGGCGCCTACACCCTGCTGCTGGAGAACGTCACCCGCAACTGA
- a CDS encoding SEL1-like repeat protein, translated as MPSHSLRLSLCAALLAVPGARAAAQTEQTACYVAYRFTPTGGGNGYSLHFAIVEAPVPASRGEIAMLAGLGRGTGRDEGAFPLGVVRGRDAAVAQVRERLELEAPGGVAARDMSYSGNCSEAAMGRRGQIATGVVVRRTPAPRTTADSVAMIRRWAEGGNPMAQADLASRYDRGQGVVKDDAQAVRWFRAAAEGGVPEAMFATGNMMMNGRGTARDEAGAVGWYTRAARAGYRDAEYLLGLLHESGRGVPASEAEALRWYRLAAEHGKPEGARMVGLMTATGRGTARDDAEALRWLQRASEAGDAEAMGSLAGMYAGGRGVVASMPQALQWMRRAAEGGHGESQYNYALVLMQGQLVAADIPAGMAMLRRAAEGGYGRGQELLGNLYYLGENVPASDADAVRWWTRAAEKGVPGAQSNLGQMLARGRGAPRDDVAAAVWLDLGREALADDEEGRTIDAALRARLTPAQRAEVQRRVAEWRRTHGG; from the coding sequence ATGCCCTCCCACTCGCTCCGCCTCTCCCTCTGCGCCGCACTCCTCGCCGTTCCCGGGGCGCGGGCCGCCGCGCAGACCGAACAGACCGCCTGCTACGTGGCGTACCGCTTCACCCCGACAGGTGGCGGCAACGGATACTCGCTGCACTTCGCCATCGTGGAGGCCCCGGTCCCTGCCTCGCGCGGTGAAATCGCCATGCTCGCGGGGCTGGGGCGCGGCACCGGGCGCGACGAGGGCGCCTTTCCGCTGGGCGTGGTGCGCGGCCGCGACGCCGCCGTGGCGCAGGTGCGCGAGCGGCTGGAACTGGAAGCCCCCGGTGGCGTGGCCGCCCGCGACATGAGCTACAGCGGCAACTGCTCGGAAGCCGCCATGGGCCGGCGCGGGCAGATCGCCACCGGCGTGGTAGTCCGGCGCACCCCCGCGCCCCGGACGACGGCGGATTCCGTGGCCATGATCCGGCGCTGGGCCGAGGGCGGCAACCCCATGGCGCAGGCGGACCTGGCCAGCCGCTACGACCGCGGCCAAGGCGTGGTGAAGGACGACGCGCAGGCGGTCCGCTGGTTTCGCGCGGCGGCGGAGGGCGGCGTGCCCGAGGCCATGTTCGCCACGGGCAACATGATGATGAACGGCCGCGGCACCGCGCGCGACGAGGCCGGCGCGGTGGGCTGGTACACGCGCGCAGCCCGCGCCGGCTACCGCGACGCGGAATATCTGCTCGGCCTGCTGCACGAATCCGGGCGCGGCGTGCCGGCCAGCGAGGCGGAAGCGCTGCGCTGGTACCGGCTTGCGGCGGAGCACGGCAAGCCCGAGGGCGCGCGCATGGTGGGGCTGATGACGGCCACCGGACGCGGTACGGCCCGCGACGACGCCGAGGCGCTGCGCTGGCTGCAGCGCGCATCGGAGGCGGGGGACGCGGAGGCGATGGGCTCGCTGGCGGGGATGTACGCGGGCGGTCGCGGCGTGGTGGCAAGCATGCCGCAGGCGCTGCAGTGGATGCGCCGCGCGGCGGAGGGCGGCCACGGCGAGTCGCAGTACAACTACGCCCTCGTGCTCATGCAGGGCCAGCTGGTGGCCGCCGACATCCCGGCGGGGATGGCGATGCTGCGGCGCGCCGCGGAAGGCGGATACGGCCGCGGCCAGGAGCTGCTGGGCAACCTGTACTACCTGGGCGAGAACGTTCCCGCGAGCGACGCGGACGCGGTGCGCTGGTGGACGCGCGCGGCGGAAAAAGGAGTTCCCGGCGCGCAGAGCAACCTGGGGCAGATGCTGGCGCGCGGCCGCGGCGCCCCGCGCGACGACGTGGCGGCCGCCGTGTGGCTGGACCTCGGCCGCGAAGCGCTGGCCGACGACGAGGAGGGCAGGACGATCGACGCGGCCCTGCGCGCCCGCCTGACTCCCGCCCAGCGCGCGGAGGTACAGCGCCGTGTGGCGGAGTGGCGGCGCACGCACGGCGGCTGA
- a CDS encoding BTAD domain-containing putative transcriptional regulator translates to MSPPIQLRVLGATDLRSADGEPLRRILTQPKRTALLVYVALARPRGYQRRERLLLRFWPEAATDRGRSALRLALHHLRRELGESVLLNRGDDEVGFADGSLRCDAIDFEAAVQQGRYTEALELYRGPLMAGFELDGSAEWDDWLGGERARLARLASSAATALAARAEAEEDAAAELRWRRAAVELDADDEVALRALLIALDAAGNRAGALAAYEAFCRRMRAGFDCEPAAETAKLAQAIRDRRPAPVRPAPPVEPSFAEAPVPADASPVIDPAITADERPFIDLLAVHPPRPASPSSQRVSVAEDASAPPSTRGVRRRWRAVLAGVAVLACAAVAWPALRGGVGGDDSVVATRVAVLPFAVRTGAPHTYLGEGMADLVSVRLDGTGELTTVDPYALLSFLRSRGDDQTSLEAGRRAAGRFGAGRFILGTVIEAGGRLHLTAAVYGADGRRLARAEVADLKEDSLFGAVDGLVRTLVAEGMDAPPEQLDRTAALTTQSLPALKAYLAGERAFRKGAFKRAAEQFALAVEGDSSFALASYRLSVAQDWAAQDGSVAAARAMRLADRLSTSDQQLLRARLAFRTGSAVAAEQLLRSLVAERPDNVEAWNELGEVLHHRAMWRGRSLATARPAWEQVIALDSSNVNARLHLAYIAALQGRRAELDSLVRSVAELSPAHESLTRTRAVRAFALDDEKGQAIAIDTLRAQSAAPRDANDIPAWGAAWRTADFLGDPEAGLRLAALMTENDRGAQSRLVGYTTRAHMQMARGRWRDARVQADSAARIDRDYAVRTWAFLAAFFPAALPADEVRRAYRDLAASPVPRALGTGGVVDEERGRYPAARHQYVLGALAVRMGDAAEANRRAAALAAMVDTTAAGRFARHLNAQLRARVRAAAGDVPGALQLVQSGWPEPVPELFVKDDSYSTVADRFFRARLLAASGRDAEALAWFGSLPEDISRGIMFPTAAEEDQARILERMGRRREAAEHYARFAHRWRQAEPELLPAVRAAQQRSAALQPGPR, encoded by the coding sequence GTGTCCCCCCCCATCCAGCTTCGCGTTCTCGGCGCCACCGATCTGCGGTCGGCGGACGGAGAACCGCTCCGCCGCATTCTGACGCAGCCAAAGCGCACGGCGCTCCTGGTGTACGTCGCGCTCGCGCGCCCGCGCGGGTACCAGCGGCGCGAGCGACTGCTGCTGCGCTTCTGGCCGGAAGCCGCCACGGACCGCGGCCGTTCCGCCCTGCGTCTCGCGCTGCACCACCTGCGCAGGGAGCTGGGCGAATCCGTCCTGTTGAACCGGGGGGATGACGAGGTCGGCTTTGCCGATGGATCGCTCCGGTGCGACGCGATCGACTTTGAGGCGGCGGTGCAGCAGGGGCGGTACACGGAGGCGCTGGAGCTGTATCGCGGACCGCTGATGGCGGGATTCGAGTTGGATGGATCCGCGGAGTGGGACGACTGGCTGGGCGGGGAACGCGCGCGCCTGGCCCGCCTGGCGTCGTCCGCCGCCACGGCGCTCGCCGCCCGCGCGGAGGCGGAGGAGGACGCCGCGGCCGAACTGCGCTGGCGCCGCGCCGCGGTGGAACTGGACGCGGACGACGAGGTCGCCCTCCGCGCGCTGCTGATCGCGCTGGACGCGGCGGGAAACCGCGCCGGCGCGCTGGCCGCCTACGAGGCGTTCTGCCGCCGCATGCGCGCGGGCTTCGACTGTGAGCCCGCGGCGGAAACGGCCAAGCTGGCGCAGGCCATCCGCGACCGCCGCCCCGCCCCGGTCCGCCCCGCGCCACCCGTCGAGCCCTCGTTTGCCGAAGCACCCGTCCCGGCGGATGCCTCGCCCGTCATCGATCCCGCGATCACGGCGGATGAACGGCCCTTCATCGACCTACTCGCCGTTCATCCACCGAGGCCCGCTTCACCGTCCTCGCAACGGGTTTCGGTGGCGGAAGATGCGTCCGCGCCGCCGTCCACCCGCGGCGTGCGGCGGCGCTGGCGTGCGGTGCTGGCCGGGGTGGCGGTGCTCGCCTGCGCGGCGGTGGCGTGGCCCGCGCTGCGCGGCGGCGTGGGCGGGGATGACTCCGTCGTGGCGACGCGCGTAGCCGTGCTGCCGTTCGCCGTGCGCACCGGCGCGCCGCACACGTACCTGGGCGAGGGGATGGCGGACCTGGTGTCCGTCCGGCTGGACGGCACCGGCGAGCTGACGACGGTGGATCCGTATGCGCTGCTTTCGTTTCTGCGCAGCCGTGGGGACGATCAGACCAGCCTGGAGGCGGGGCGCCGCGCCGCCGGCCGCTTCGGCGCGGGGCGCTTCATCCTGGGCACGGTGATCGAGGCGGGCGGACGGCTGCACCTGACCGCCGCCGTGTACGGCGCGGACGGCCGGCGCCTGGCGCGCGCGGAAGTGGCGGATCTCAAGGAGGATAGCCTGTTCGGCGCGGTGGACGGGCTGGTGCGCACGCTGGTGGCGGAGGGGATGGATGCGCCGCCGGAGCAGCTGGACCGCACCGCCGCGCTCACCACGCAGTCGCTCCCCGCGCTCAAGGCGTACCTGGCGGGTGAACGGGCATTCAGAAAAGGGGCGTTCAAGCGCGCCGCCGAGCAGTTCGCGCTGGCGGTGGAGGGCGATTCGTCCTTTGCGCTCGCCTCGTACCGGCTGAGCGTGGCGCAGGACTGGGCCGCGCAGGACGGCTCCGTGGCGGCCGCCCGCGCCATGCGGCTGGCGGACCGGCTGTCCACGTCAGACCAGCAGCTTCTTCGCGCGCGGCTGGCCTTTCGCACCGGCTCCGCCGTGGCCGCCGAGCAGCTGCTGCGCTCGCTGGTGGCCGAGCGGCCCGACAACGTGGAAGCGTGGAACGAGCTGGGCGAGGTGCTGCACCACCGCGCCATGTGGCGGGGCCGCTCGCTGGCCACCGCGCGTCCGGCGTGGGAGCAGGTGATCGCGCTGGATTCGTCCAACGTCAACGCCCGCCTGCACTTGGCGTACATCGCGGCCCTGCAGGGGCGGCGGGCGGAGCTGGACAGCCTCGTCCGCTCCGTGGCCGAACTCAGCCCGGCGCACGAGTCGCTCACCCGCACGCGGGCCGTGCGCGCCTTTGCGCTGGATGACGAAAAAGGACAGGCGATCGCGATCGACACGCTGCGCGCGCAGAGCGCCGCCCCGCGCGACGCCAACGATATCCCCGCGTGGGGCGCGGCGTGGCGCACCGCGGACTTCCTGGGCGACCCGGAGGCCGGCCTGCGCCTTGCCGCGCTCATGACGGAAAATGATCGCGGCGCGCAGAGCCGGCTGGTGGGCTACACGACGCGCGCACACATGCAGATGGCGCGCGGGCGGTGGCGTGATGCGCGGGTGCAGGCGGATTCCGCCGCGCGCATCGACCGTGACTACGCCGTGCGCACCTGGGCCTTTCTGGCCGCCTTCTTTCCCGCCGCGCTCCCGGCGGACGAGGTGCGCCGTGCCTATCGCGATCTTGCCGCCTCGCCCGTGCCGCGCGCGCTGGGCACCGGCGGCGTGGTGGATGAGGAGCGGGGCCGCTATCCCGCCGCGCGCCATCAGTACGTGCTGGGCGCGCTCGCGGTGCGGATGGGCGACGCGGCGGAGGCCAACCGCCGCGCCGCCGCCCTTGCCGCCATGGTGGACACCACCGCGGCCGGACGCTTCGCCCGCCACCTGAACGCGCAGCTTCGGGCGCGTGTTCGCGCCGCGGCGGGAGACGTGCCGGGCGCGCTGCAACTGGTGCAGAGCGGGTGGCCCGAGCCGGTTCCGGAACTGTTCGTCAAGGACGATTCGTACAGCACGGTGGCGGACCGCTTCTTCCGCGCGCGGCTGCTGGCCGCTTCCGGGCGCGATGCCGAGGCGCTGGCCTGGTTCGGCAGCCTGCCGGAAGACATCAGCCGCGGCATCATGTTTCCTACGGCGGCGGAAGAAGATCAGGCGCGCATTCTGGAGCGGATGGGCCGCCGCCGCGAAGCCGCTGAACACTACGCGCGCTTCGCCCACCGCTGGCGCCAAGCGGAGCCGGAGCTTCTGCCCGCCGTCCGCGCCGCGCAGCAACGCTCCGCCGCCCTGCAACCCGGGCCGCGCTGA
- a CDS encoding phosphatase PAP2 family protein, with translation MSSPPSTPLPPHTSRAHPADLATLLILAVVTATLAAAVARGVPLERDLAVHVALLAAFGGIAFTLRRNPDARWTPYVRGVAVIGMMFTLYSTLGHVAFRAIPWLADPALERADRLLALGRSPSLLLQSVGTPGWTEFLSVFYAAFIPYLYLSILLGLIGRPAAQRDEFVTAFALLYTASFLGYLFLPARGPIVYMADAFNAPLAGGPVHATIVRTIDGLGGPHGAFPSLHVGASFLAAAFDLHRGDRLRGWIYVPLVILIAAATIVLRYHYVVDLVAAVLLASGALYAAPRLLARRAGAGR, from the coding sequence GTGTCCTCACCACCATCCACACCGCTCCCGCCACACACGTCCCGCGCGCACCCCGCCGACCTCGCCACGCTGCTGATCCTGGCGGTGGTGACGGCGACGCTGGCGGCGGCCGTGGCGCGCGGTGTTCCGCTGGAGCGCGACCTGGCCGTTCATGTCGCCCTGCTGGCGGCTTTCGGCGGGATAGCGTTCACGCTGCGGCGGAATCCGGACGCACGCTGGACGCCGTACGTGCGCGGCGTGGCGGTAATCGGGATGATGTTTACGCTGTACAGCACGCTCGGCCATGTCGCCTTCCGTGCGATTCCCTGGCTTGCCGACCCGGCGCTGGAGCGCGCGGACCGGCTGCTGGCGCTCGGCCGGTCACCGTCGCTGCTGCTGCAATCCGTCGGCACGCCGGGGTGGACGGAGTTTCTGAGCGTGTTCTACGCGGCCTTCATCCCCTACCTGTACCTGAGCATTCTGCTGGGGCTGATTGGGCGCCCGGCGGCGCAAAGGGATGAGTTCGTGACCGCGTTCGCGCTGCTGTACACGGCCAGCTTTCTGGGCTACCTGTTTCTGCCAGCGCGCGGACCCATCGTCTACATGGCGGACGCCTTCAACGCGCCGCTCGCCGGCGGACCGGTTCACGCCACCATCGTGCGCACCATCGACGGGCTGGGCGGGCCGCACGGCGCGTTTCCCAGCCTGCACGTGGGCGCGTCGTTTCTGGCCGCCGCGTTCGACCTGCACCGCGGCGACCGGCTGCGCGGGTGGATCTACGTTCCGCTGGTGATCTTGATCGCCGCGGCCACCATCGTGCTGCGCTATCATTATGTGGTGGATCTGGTTGCGGCGGTTCTGCTGGCCAGCGGCGCCCTGTACGCAGCGCCCCGCCTGCTGGCCCGCCGCGCGGGAGCCGGACGATGA
- a CDS encoding lysophospholipid acyltransferase family protein, whose amino-acid sequence MIYRLFRAIWRAALFAFFRRVDVQGRERVPVRGPLLLVSNHANAFVDPLLVITALRRPVSLTAKSTLRRNPLLAALIRALHVIEFHRGQDRAEGADPSRNVDAMAACRRRLAEGGAVCIFPEGVSHSDPALRPFRTGAARIALDFLAEADPGAALTIVPVGLQYEEKERFRSAAGIVFGAPLDAAAWLRDHPEADAGALTAEMESGIRALTANFATEREVATFARAEALWNAAAEPPVPLDRAEPVDITLRLQRIHRLQDGRGWLARERADELAALERRVDQLHGALRELGVSPDELFLPMDAGRAAFFVLREAEVMLIGAPLAAWGALNHAPILLTLRALVRRRSTDRDHFASNAVFLGLPIVPVFYAVQIGVAGLLLPAFWTVVYAASLPFTAAVALLYADRAGGVVRRARTFLRFARRPEHQRRLRADALAIVDDLRLLDAELTAREEAVAGGR is encoded by the coding sequence ATGATTTACCGCCTGTTCCGCGCAATCTGGCGAGCCGCGCTCTTCGCCTTTTTTCGCCGCGTGGACGTGCAGGGGCGCGAGCGCGTCCCGGTGCGCGGCCCGCTGCTGCTGGTGAGCAATCACGCGAACGCGTTCGTCGATCCGCTGCTGGTCATCACCGCGCTACGGCGCCCGGTGTCGCTGACGGCCAAGAGCACGCTGCGCCGCAACCCGTTGCTGGCAGCGCTGATCCGCGCACTGCACGTGATCGAGTTCCATCGCGGGCAGGACCGCGCGGAAGGCGCGGATCCGTCGCGAAACGTGGATGCCATGGCGGCGTGCCGGCGGCGGCTGGCGGAGGGGGGCGCCGTGTGCATCTTTCCGGAGGGCGTCAGCCACTCGGACCCGGCGCTGCGGCCGTTCCGCACGGGCGCGGCGCGCATCGCGCTGGACTTTCTGGCGGAAGCGGACCCCGGCGCGGCACTTACGATCGTCCCGGTCGGCTTGCAGTATGAGGAGAAGGAGCGTTTTCGCTCCGCGGCGGGAATCGTGTTCGGCGCGCCGCTGGATGCCGCGGCGTGGCTGCGCGACCATCCAGAAGCCGACGCGGGCGCGCTTACGGCGGAGATGGAGTCCGGAATCCGCGCGCTGACCGCCAACTTCGCCACCGAGCGGGAGGTTGCGACCTTCGCCCGGGCCGAGGCGTTGTGGAACGCCGCCGCCGAACCGCCGGTGCCGCTGGACCGCGCGGAGCCGGTGGACATCACGTTGCGGCTGCAGCGGATCCATCGCCTGCAGGACGGGCGCGGGTGGCTGGCGCGGGAGCGTGCGGACGAGCTTGCCGCGCTGGAGCGGCGGGTGGATCAACTGCACGGCGCGTTGCGGGAATTGGGTGTCTCGCCCGACGAACTGTTCCTGCCGATGGATGCGGGGCGCGCCGCCTTTTTTGTGCTGCGCGAGGCGGAAGTGATGCTGATCGGGGCGCCGCTGGCGGCGTGGGGCGCGCTGAACCACGCGCCGATCCTGCTTACGCTGCGCGCGCTGGTGCGGCGGAGGTCCACGGATCGCGATCATTTCGCGTCCAACGCGGTCTTTCTGGGCCTGCCGATCGTCCCGGTCTTCTACGCAGTGCAGATCGGCGTCGCGGGGCTGCTGCTGCCTGCGTTCTGGACCGTGGTGTACGCGGCCAGCCTGCCCTTTACCGCCGCCGTCGCGCTGCTGTATGCCGACCGCGCGGGGGGCGTGGTGCGGCGCGCACGTACGTTTCTACGGTTCGCGCGCCGCCCCGAGCACCAGCGCCGACTGCGCGCCGACGCCCTCGCCATCGTGGACGACCTGCGCCTCCTGGACGCGGAACTGACCGCGCGTGAAGAGGCCGTCGCAGGCGGAAGATGA